A window of Paraburkholderia megapolitana genomic DNA:
GCGCGGTTGCCTGGATTCGACGAACTCCAGCCGCGGCTATTTCTTCGCGCGCCGCGTCGCCGTGCGCGAGACCGTCAGCTGCCAGTAGCGCTCGGCGTTGAATACATCATCGCAGCCATGCGGACCGAACCCGCGCAACTGACTCTCGTACGCCGCGACCGCTTCGTGTTTGATCACCGCCTGGCGTACGGGATCGATCGTATGCGCAGCGGCCGGCTGCGCCGGCGTCGCGACGATGCCGCGCCGCGCAAGATCGTCGAGCTGCGTCTGCACAACCCCCGGATTGCAGCGATGAATCGCGTCCTCGTAAGCGAACCACGACAGATGCGCGAGCCGCGGCAGGATCTCGCAGCACGCGTGGTACACGAGCAGGTGATCGGGATGAAACAGACCGAGCGGCATCAGCAGCGTGTTCGCAGTCGAGCCGTAGATGGTCTCCTCGAGTGCCGCCGCGAGCTTGCTGATCGACGGCGAATCGAGGTACTGGTTGTCGCGGAACGGCATACGCACCGGAATCGCATCGAGCAACGACAGCGCGCGGTTGTCTTCGATAGTGCGGGCGTGTATCGCTTCGTGCGCCCCAGAAAAACCAGCCTTGCGGTCCCACTCGGTATGCATATCGTGTTCGGGCGGCGCGGCGAAGACTGTACAGACGGCCGCATCCGGATGCGTAGCCAGCAACGCGCCGCAACTGAATACGGCGTCGTCGAAATGAGGTGACAGGACAAAGAGGCGCGGGCTGGTTTCGCTCATGAGCTTGTGGAAAGAGGGTGGCGTTGGTGTGCCGCTACGCGTGAGCGCTATCCAGATCCCGCAGATCGTCAGGCGTATCGATATCGCGCAG
This region includes:
- a CDS encoding PIG-L family deacetylase codes for the protein MSETSPRLFVLSPHFDDAVFSCGALLATHPDAAVCTVFAAPPEHDMHTEWDRKAGFSGAHEAIHARTIEDNRALSLLDAIPVRMPFRDNQYLDSPSISKLAAALEETIYGSTANTLLMPLGLFHPDHLLVYHACCEILPRLAHLSWFAYEDAIHRCNPGVVQTQLDDLARRGIVATPAQPAAAHTIDPVRQAVIKHEAVAAYESQLRGFGPHGCDDVFNAERYWQLTVSRTATRRAKK